The DNA region TTTTGAAACTTTTTTTGATTTAAAAGATAAAATTTTTATTTCTTTTTCCAATTTTTCTCTTAAATTCAATGGTAAATTTGTGATTTCTGACCATGTCGAAACGCCGTCCTGATATAAAGCTTTTTTTATCTGTTCCAGCCGAAATTTCGGATGGTTATTGTCTATTAAAAATTGTTCGAGTTTATTTATATCCATACAAAAATAGTATCTTACATGTCTTATTTAATCAAATATAATTAAAATCCCTTGGATTATGAAAACAATCCAAGGGATGATTTGAAGCAAAAAAATTTAAATACTTTGAGGAAAAATAAAACGGCAGTATACAAAATTGGGAACTCCGATCATTCTCATGCGAAGATCCAGTTCGTCAACCCGTAAGTCGATGCTACCTTTTCTCGGCTGGAGTGACTTTATTATTTTAAAATATCCACCAAAATTAACCAAAAAGCATGTGGAGCCTTTTATGGTCAGCAGATTGGGATATTCCTCAATAAATGATTTCACTTGATCCTCAAAAAGGCAATATTTTTCGAGATCTCCAGTGTATATTTCGCCTAAATTTAAAACTCCCTTCAAGTCGTAAGCTGCCACAAAAATCTTTTTTGATTTCCTTTTTTTAATAGGAAATTCTTGAACACCCGGCCAAATAATTCCGGAAGTTTTTAAATCAGCCAATCTCCCTGATCCTAAACACTTGGGGATAAGAATTTTATCTTTAAAAATCTCCAAATTATTCATTACCTTTCCTCCTTTTTTATTTAAGAACTATTTTTATTTTTAATTTGACATTATATGCTTTGGTTTTTATATTGTCAATATCTCATTCTACAGTTACACTTTTTGCTAAGTTTCTTGGTTTATCAACGTCTAATCCCTTCAGGATTCCCACATAATAAGCAAAAAATTGCAGAGGGACAACAGAAAGAATCGGCGTCAGCATTTCCAGTGTTTTGGGAATATAAATAACATCATCTGCTATTTTTTTGATTTCTTTATCTCCTTCTGTAGCAATAGCAATTATTTTTCCACTCCGCGCCTTTATTTCCTGCATGCCGGATATATTTTTTTCATATACGCTGTCTTTAGGAGAAATAAAAAATACCGGAAAATTTTTATCAATAAGCGCAATGGTTCCGTGTTTCATTTCTCCTGAAGCATAACCTTCAGCATGGATATAGGAAATTTCTTTTATTTTTAAAGCACCCTCTAAAGCAATCGGAAAATTATATTTTCTGCCAAGATATAAAAAATCTTTATAGCCTACATATTTCTTGGCAATTTTTTTAATATCCCTAGATTGCCTTAATACTTTTTCAATAAGCTTTGGCATCTTATTAATTTCAGCCGTAATTCTTTTACCCATAGTGAATGACATATCCCTTTGCCGTCCTAGAAATACAGTTAACAATGCTAGAATAGAAAGTTGTGAAGTAAAAGCTTTAGTTGAAGCTACTCCGATTTCAGGTCCAGCATGATTATAGACTCCAGCCACAGTTTCACGGGCTATGGTAGATCCGACAGTATTGACTATGCCCAAGGTTATAGCGCCTTTGTTTTCCGCTTCACGGATAGCTGCCAAGGTATCGGCTGTCTCGCCCGATTGAGAAATGGCAATGACAGCTGTATTTTTATTCAGGAGCGACTTGCGATAACGAAATTCGCTAGCGTATTCAACTTCAACCGGAATTCCGGCATATTCTTCCAACATATATTCTCCAATAAGGCCGGCATTGTATGACGTGCCGCAACTGACAATTATTATCCTCTTTATGTCGGCTAATTCCTCTTTGACATCCCTGAGGCCTCCTAATTTTACCATTCCTTCTTTTTCAACCACTCTTCCTCTCGTGGCATCAAGAATAGAATTTGGCTGCTCAAAAATTTCTTTCAGCATAAAATGGTCAAATCCCTGTTTTTCAGCTTTTTCCAGGGACCAATCGAGTTTAGTAGCTTCTTTTGATATGGCTTCATTTTTTGTATTTACAACTTCACAATTTTCTTTAGTGATAACAGCAACTTCACCATCTTCTATGAAAATAACTTTATCAGTATGCCTGACTATAGCAGAAACATCTGAAGCAATAATATATTCTTCATCTCCTACGCCGATAACTAATGGGCTACCTAATCGAGCTACAATTATTTTATCTGGCTCTTTTTTATTTATTACTGCTAAACCATAAGTACCTCTCAATAATTTTAGTACTTGCAATACTGAATTTTTGAAATCAAATTTTTTGTTAAATTCTTCAATCAAATGAACAATTACCTCCGTGTCTGTTTCGGATGAAAATTTATGTTTTTTCTTAATTAAATCACTTTTGAGTTCCTGATAATTTTCAACAATTCCATTATGCACCAAAAAGATATTTTCATGACAATCAAAGTGAGGATGGGAATTCATATTACAAGGCTTACCATGAGTAGCCCAACGCGTGTGTGCAATGCCTATAGTGCTTGAAATATTGTTTCCATTAAGCTTGTCTTCCAGATTAGATACTTTACCGACAGATTTTATAGTTTTTATTTTTAAATCATTATCAATAACAGAAATACCGGCGCTATCATATCCTCTGTATTCAAGACGTTTCAAGCCTTCAATTAAAATTGGCACAGATTCTTTTTTGCCTATATATCCAACTATTCCGCACATATTTTTTATTTTAAAAAATTAAAATATTTTTAAAATTTCTAATGCTAGATAACCGTAAAATAATCCCAAAACTACCCCTGCTAAAATATCACTTGGATAATGCATGCCATTACGAATGCGCGACCATCCCATAACTAAAACTGAAATTACTGCAAAAGGAAAAGTTGATTTGTAAAAATAAGTGAGCACCATCAATCCTCCAACAAGACTGGCCATATGGGAAGATGGGAATGATGCATCCATGAATTTTTTTCCAATGGCTCGTATTTCTTCAGGATAGGCTTTATATGGACGTACTCTTTCAAATAAAAACTTTTTTACTCCCCATTTAAAAATGCCTTCGCTGATTATAAAATGTATTATGAAAACTATAGCCAAACCAAAACAGACAAAAAGACCTATGAATGAGTCGCGAATTATCAAAAAAATTCCAATAACTACCCAAACTGTTATTAGCAATGGTACGTTGCTAATAATAGAGCTTAATAAATCTAAAGTTTTTGATTTATGCTGATTAAGTATTTTTACAATTTTTTTTTCAAATTCATGCATATTTTTCATATAAGTTGTGAAGCAATCATTGCTAAAATAGCAACAGTCATTGCAATAACCGCAAACCATCCGAAAAATTTTACCCAGGCAGGATGGCATTCATCACCCATTATTTTTGGATCATTTCCAATTTTCATAATTAGATACATGAGCGGAACAGCTATGACACCATTAAGAAATGCCGCATAATACAACGCTTTGATTGGATTTAGGCCAAAAAAATTAATGAATGCACCGAAAATAATGGATAGCGCAATAATAAAATAAAAACCCTTTGCTTGCAAAAACTTCATTTCTAATCCTTCTTCCCATTCAAGGATTTCAGTAAGAGCATAAGCTCCGCTACCAGCCAAAACTGGAACCGCCAAGAGACCTGTACCTATAATTCCTAATGCAAAAAGCAAAGCTGCGTGCTTTCCAGCCAGTGGCGCTAATGCCAAAGCCGCGTCTTGCGCTGAATTGACATTTGTTATGCCATTTGCAAAAAGTACTTGCGCGGTTGTCAGCACTATAAAGAAAAAAACTATATTAGCCAAGAACATCCCTGTATAAACATCTGTGCGCATGTGGGAGATGCGGCTATATATTCCCTTTTTGCTTTTCCGATAATTTTTAAGCAATTTATTTTCTTCTACCTCTTCTGACGCCTGCCAAAAAAACAAATAAGGAGTGATTGTTGTGCCAAAAACCGCTATCATTGCAAATAAATATTTTTGATCAAAAATAAATTGTGGAATTAAAGAATTTTTAAAAATCAAAACCCAGTCAGGATTGATAAGAAAGCCTGTAATTACATAGGCAAATACAGAAATGGTAAGCAGCTTAAGTACTCTTACATAAAGATGATATTGCACAAAAATTTCTAGCAGAGTTATACCCGCCGCAAGCAAAGCAATTATTATATAGTAATTAAAGTTAGTAAACATTCCTATTGCCGCAGCCATAGCTCCAAGATCAGCACCAATATTGGCGATATTCGCAACTATGAGCAAAATTACAGCACTAAGCACAATTTTCCGATTATAATGAGTTTTTAGAACTCCAGCCAGACCTTTATTAGTAACTACTCCTATGCGAGCACATGCCTCTTGAATAGCAGTCATTATAGGTAAAAGCCAAGCAGCCATCCATATAATAGATAAACCAAAGGCTGCACCAACTGATGAATATGTGCCAATTCCTGATGGATCATCATCTGAAGCTCCGGTTATAAGTCCAGGACCTAAAGCTTTCACAAAAAGACGGGCTTTATTCAATGGTGTTCCGATGAATTTTTTAGCAATAGCTACTTCTGGGGCTGTAATGCGCAAAGTTCCATCAAGTGCCTTCACGGCTTCGACCTCTCCCCAAACAATAAGCTTCTTCGCCAAAATTAAAGGTATGCCCAATTCTTTTCGAAATTCTGAAAGAGTTAGGGTTTTTTCATTATCTTTTTTCTCTAACTGAACAATACTGTTTTTTAAATTATTTTTTTGCATTTTCTTTTATTATTTTTAAAACTGTTCTCAAATTATTAGCAGAGAAATCACAATATTTATTTTTTTTGTCTCCATATCTTCCTTCTTTTCTTCTAATTAAAAATGTTTTAGAAAAATGATATTTATTTTTAACTTCTTCTAAAAAACTTACTCTATCATCAATAAAATAGAAACTTTCCCTTGATTTTCCTATTATTTTTCCAATAGCCCTACTCTTTTCGGCATAAGCAACAACAATAATTTTGTTAAAATATTTTTCTATCCCAGAATTCTTAATTTTTTCCTTTTGAAAATTATTTGTTCCAAAAGACAGAATAAAAATATCTTTTTTTCCCATTTTATTAAGAAACTTATCCACGTCTTTGAAAATATATTTTTTTGTATTCTTTACAAGAACATTAAAATCTTTTTCCAATTGTTTAGTATCTATCTTTATTTTTTTCTTAATTTTTTTAAATTGGAGCGATGGACTATATGAAAACATATTTCCATAATTTGTTTTGGAAATTTTATCCTCGCTTTGGTATGTTTCATAAAAAATATTTTTGGATATTCCATGTTTTTGGAAAATTACTTCTATGTCTTCAATAAATTTTTTTGTGTTAAATAACACATCGTCAAAATCAATAAAAACTTTCATCGTTTTTTATTTAAAATATTCATTAAAATTTTAGCTAATTTTTCGCTATCATGACGTATGAAAGATCTTTTTTTTGCCAAATAATCAGCCTTAGAATACTTCGGTTTTTCAGCGCTTAAAAGATCGGCACAGATTATTTTCTTTTTTTCTTCTGCATCACAATTGGTTTTTAATTTTATAAGAAGCTGCCTTTGACTAGCATATTTTTTCACTAAATTCTCTCTAGGTTTTTTTGAATTAAAAGTAGCATAATCAATTCTTTCTTTTCCTATAAACTTATTTAGAGAAGTAATATAATCTTCTAAACTGAAGTTTTCTGTCTGACCTTTTTTATTAACTAAATTACAGTTAAAAACAACCTTGGCTTTTGATTTTATAATAGCTTCCGAAATACCTTTTACTAATAAATTAGGTACTATACTGCAATAATAGTTTCCTGGACCAATAACGATCATATCGGCTTTTAATATTTTTTGAATGGCTTTTTTGTTGGCTTTGGCTTTGGGGGTAAGATATATTTTTTTTATTCCCTTTTTTTCTATTTCAAAACTATGATTTATTTCATTTTCGCCTTTTAATGTCTTACCATTTTTAAGTTGAATAAAAAGATTAACATCTTGATCTGTCACTGGAACCACCTCTCCTTTTACATTTAATATTTTGGAAGCCGTTTCTATTCCTTTCGAGAATTTGCCATCTATTTTTTCTAGTGCAGAAATAAAAAGATTACCAAAACTGTGCCCCTTAAGTGCTCCTTTTTCGAAACGATAATTCATTAAATTTCTAAGTTCTTTGGAAGATTCTGAAAGCGCCACTAAGCACTGCCTGACATCTCCTGGCGGCAAAACTCCGAGTTCATCTCTTAATACCCCCGTCGATCCTCCATCATCCACCATGGAAACTACAGCAGAAATATCTACTGGATATTTTTTCAAACCGTTTAAAAGAGTGAAGCTGCCAGTTCCTCCTCCGATTGTAACGATCTTTTTCCTTGCCATAGCTAAATAAATTTATCTATAACTTCTTCGGCTTTCTTTATGTCTTCGGGATAACCAACTGGCAACCATTGCAAAGCCTGCAAAATCTTTACTGGATAATCTTGCGCCATTTTGGCCAAAGTTTGAGGAAGACCAAATTCAGTTTCACTAATGGGAACCAGGTCATAATCAAAAAATTTCTCATTTAATACAAAGGCGTTTGTACTAATTAAAGCTTTTTCTTTTAATTGAGGCTTTTCTATTATTTCAATCAGATGACCACTTTCATCAGTTTTTAAAACACCAAATCTCGTTGAATCTTCAACTTCGAAAGCTAAAATTGCCAATTCATAATTCAGAAGATCCTTTAGATCTTCTTTATAATAAAGATCGTCTCCCATAACCACCATAAACTTGCCTTTTAATAAATCTTTGCAGGTATGCACTGCCCCGCCGGTGCCGTTTAATTTTTCCTGCACAACATATTTGATTTTTCGTCCATTGAACTCATCTCCGAAATATTTCTGAATCTGGTCACCAAGATGATTAATAACAATAATAACTTCGTCAACAATTTCTGGCAAAAAATTTATAGTATACTCCAAAATTGGTTTTTCCTTAACTAAAAGCATCGCCTTGGGAATATCATACGTTAATGGTTGCATCCGTGTTCCCTTTCCAGCGGCTAAAATCACTGCTTGCATAATTTTTTATTTTTAACTGATTACGATATTTATTAGTCTGCCAGCAACAAAAATTATTTTCTTTATTTCTTTGCCTTCAATAAATGACTTTATCTTCTCCCTTTCCAAGGCTGTTTCTTTGGCTTCGTCTTCCGTCACGTCTGGTGCCACAAAAATTTTGTCACGTAATTTTCCATTTACCTGTACAACCATCTCTATTTCTTCTTCTTTGAGATATTTTTCGTCAGCCTCTGGCCATTTTTCTTTAAATATTGATTCTTTATTACCCAATTGTGACCAAAGCTCTTCAGTTATATGTGGAGCAAAAGGGCTAAGAACAGTCAGGAATAATTTATATTCAGAAGCCATTAAAACCTTTTCTTTTTCCATGGCATTTACTAAAATCATCATTTGTGAAATTGCAGTATTAAATCTAAAGTTTTCAATATCTTCTGTAACTTTCTTTATAGTTTTATTGAGCAATATTTGAACATTATTATCTGCTATGTTTTGATCGCTGATTTTTGA from Candidatus Moraniibacteriota bacterium includes:
- the glmS gene encoding glutamine--fructose-6-phosphate transaminase (isomerizing); this translates as MCGIVGYIGKKESVPILIEGLKRLEYRGYDSAGISVIDNDLKIKTIKSVGKVSNLEDKLNGNNISSTIGIAHTRWATHGKPCNMNSHPHFDCHENIFLVHNGIVENYQELKSDLIKKKHKFSSETDTEVIVHLIEEFNKKFDFKNSVLQVLKLLRGTYGLAVINKKEPDKIIVARLGSPLVIGVGDEEYIIASDVSAIVRHTDKVIFIEDGEVAVITKENCEVVNTKNEAISKEATKLDWSLEKAEKQGFDHFMLKEIFEQPNSILDATRGRVVEKEGMVKLGGLRDVKEELADIKRIIIVSCGTSYNAGLIGEYMLEEYAGIPVEVEYASEFRYRKSLLNKNTAVIAISQSGETADTLAAIREAENKGAITLGIVNTVGSTIARETVAGVYNHAGPEIGVASTKAFTSQLSILALLTVFLGRQRDMSFTMGKRITAEINKMPKLIEKVLRQSRDIKKIAKKYVGYKDFLYLGRKYNFPIALEGALKIKEISYIHAEGYASGEMKHGTIALIDKNFPVFFISPKDSVYEKNISGMQEIKARSGKIIAIATEGDKEIKKIADDVIYIPKTLEMLTPILSVVPLQFFAYYVGILKGLDVDKPRNLAKSVTVE
- a CDS encoding divalent metal cation transporter codes for the protein MQKNNLKNSIVQLEKKDNEKTLTLSEFRKELGIPLILAKKLIVWGEVEAVKALDGTLRITAPEVAIAKKFIGTPLNKARLFVKALGPGLITGASDDDPSGIGTYSSVGAAFGLSIIWMAAWLLPIMTAIQEACARIGVVTNKGLAGVLKTHYNRKIVLSAVILLIVANIANIGADLGAMAAAIGMFTNFNYYIIIALLAAGITLLEIFVQYHLYVRVLKLLTISVFAYVITGFLINPDWVLIFKNSLIPQFIFDQKYLFAMIAVFGTTITPYLFFWQASEEVEENKLLKNYRKSKKGIYSRISHMRTDVYTGMFLANIVFFFIVLTTAQVLFANGITNVNSAQDAALALAPLAGKHAALLFALGIIGTGLLAVPVLAGSGAYALTEILEWEEGLEMKFLQAKGFYFIIALSIIFGAFINFFGLNPIKALYYAAFLNGVIAVPLMYLIMKIGNDPKIMGDECHPAWVKFFGWFAVIAMTVAILAMIASQLI
- a CDS encoding phosphatase PAP2 family protein; this translates as MHEFEKKIVKILNQHKSKTLDLLSSIISNVPLLITVWVVIGIFLIIRDSFIGLFVCFGLAIVFIIHFIISEGIFKWGVKKFLFERVRPYKAYPEEIRAIGKKFMDASFPSSHMASLVGGLMVLTYFYKSTFPFAVISVLVMGWSRIRNGMHYPSDILAGVVLGLFYGYLALEILKIF
- a CDS encoding nucleotidyltransferase family protein, which codes for MQAVILAAGKGTRMQPLTYDIPKAMLLVKEKPILEYTINFLPEIVDEVIIVINHLGDQIQKYFGDEFNGRKIKYVVQEKLNGTGGAVHTCKDLLKGKFMVVMGDDLYYKEDLKDLLNYELAILAFEVEDSTRFGVLKTDESGHLIEIIEKPQLKEKALISTNAFVLNEKFFDYDLVPISETEFGLPQTLAKMAQDYPVKILQALQWLPVGYPEDIKKAEEVIDKFI
- a CDS encoding YvcK family protein, whose product is MARKKIVTIGGGTGSFTLLNGLKKYPVDISAVVSMVDDGGSTGVLRDELGVLPPGDVRQCLVALSESSKELRNLMNYRFEKGALKGHSFGNLFISALEKIDGKFSKGIETASKILNVKGEVVPVTDQDVNLFIQLKNGKTLKGENEINHSFEIEKKGIKKIYLTPKAKANKKAIQKILKADMIVIGPGNYYCSIVPNLLVKGISEAIIKSKAKVVFNCNLVNKKGQTENFSLEDYITSLNKFIGKERIDYATFNSKKPRENLVKKYASQRQLLIKLKTNCDAEEKKKIICADLLSAEKPKYSKADYLAKKRSFIRHDSEKLAKILMNILNKKR